The Microcoleus sp. bin38.metabat.b11b12b14.051 genome includes a window with the following:
- a CDS encoding DUF2887 domain-containing protein, which produces MNSNQVHRVYLDELGAIEQLPLGVALMALTTIDEASTPSAARLLLARSQREESEAASRAIIEMLTTILVYKFTNLNRREAEAMLGITLEETRFYREAKEEGIEQGIEQGIEQGIVQGIVQGREQGIVQGREQEGRALILRQLNRRLLNQQVGSLPESVTTKLADLSIEQIETLAEELLDFQSIADLEVWLENLPQED; this is translated from the coding sequence TTGAACAGCAATCAGGTGCATCGGGTATATTTGGATGAGTTGGGTGCGATCGAACAGTTGCCGCTGGGAGTGGCGCTGATGGCTTTGACGACTATCGACGAGGCGAGTACGCCCTCCGCGGCGCGATTGTTGTTGGCGCGATCGCAGCGAGAGGAATCTGAAGCGGCGAGTCGCGCCATAATAGAGATGCTGACGACGATACTGGTTTACAAGTTTACAAATTTGAACCGAAGGGAGGCAGAAGCGATGTTAGGGATTACGCTTGAGGAAACTCGGTTTTATCGGGAAGCTAAGGAAGAAGGCATTGAGCAAGGTATTGAGCAAGGCATTGAACAAGGCATTGTGCAAGGCATTGTGCAAGGCCGCGAACAAGGCATTGTGCAAGGCCGCGAACAAGAAGGAAGAGCCTTGATTTTACGTCAGTTAAATCGTCGTCTGTTAAATCAGCAAGTGGGAAGTTTGCCGGAATCTGTGACTACCAAACTTGCTGATTTGTCGATCGAGCAAATTGAAACTTTAGCAGAGGAATTGCTAGATTTTCAGTCGATCGCAGATTTAGAGGTTTGGCTGGAGAATTTGCCACAGGAAGATTGA
- the ccsB gene encoding c-type cytochrome biogenesis protein CcsB, with protein MDLVVLQNWLDNISFAVLFATMLVYWVGAAFPGIPYLSALGSAGMAVANLSIAALLGSRWIEAGYFPLSNLYESLFFLVWGITAIHLVAENMSRSRLVGVATSPVAMAISAFAALTLPDTMQAAEPLVPALKSNWLMMHVSVMMLSYSTLMVGALLAIAFLIVTRGQKIELTGSSFGTNGNRNVNYRIQRGQNPESQTLETVTDSTLAFNEPSFNSNNNGLATTAVLELATVQTSSTAPTETAELLSPQRLNLAETLDNISYRIIGLGFPLLTVGIIAGAVWANEAWGSYWSWDPKETWALITWLVFAAYLHARITRGWQGRRPAILAATGFVVVWICYLGVNLLGKGLHSYGWFF; from the coding sequence ATGGATCTGGTCGTACTCCAGAATTGGCTGGACAACATCTCCTTCGCCGTCTTGTTCGCAACAATGCTCGTTTACTGGGTTGGCGCAGCATTCCCCGGCATCCCCTACCTATCCGCCCTAGGAAGCGCAGGAATGGCCGTCGCCAACCTCTCCATCGCCGCCCTACTCGGTTCCCGATGGATAGAAGCAGGCTACTTCCCCTTAAGCAACCTCTACGAATCTTTATTTTTCTTAGTTTGGGGAATCACCGCCATCCACCTAGTCGCGGAAAACATGAGCCGTTCCCGCCTAGTCGGAGTAGCCACATCCCCCGTAGCAATGGCAATATCCGCCTTTGCCGCCCTGACTCTACCCGACACCATGCAAGCGGCCGAGCCCTTAGTACCAGCCCTCAAATCCAACTGGCTGATGATGCACGTTAGCGTGATGATGCTCAGTTACTCAACTTTAATGGTAGGAGCCCTGCTGGCGATCGCATTTTTAATCGTCACCCGCGGTCAAAAAATCGAACTCACAGGTAGTTCCTTCGGTACAAACGGCAACCGCAACGTCAACTACCGCATCCAACGCGGTCAAAACCCCGAATCTCAAACCCTCGAAACAGTTACCGACAGCACCTTAGCCTTCAACGAACCCTCATTCAACTCCAACAATAACGGTTTAGCCACCACCGCAGTGCTGGAATTAGCAACAGTTCAAACCTCATCAACCGCGCCGACAGAAACCGCAGAACTTCTCTCGCCCCAGCGCTTGAATCTAGCAGAAACTCTTGATAATATAAGCTATCGCATCATCGGTTTAGGATTCCCCTTACTAACTGTTGGAATTATTGCCGGTGCCGTTTGGGCTAACGAAGCTTGGGGTTCGTACTGGAGTTGGGACCCGAAAGAAACTTGGGCACTGATTACCTGGTTAGTATTTGCAGCCTACCTGCACGCCCGCATCACTCGCGGCTGGCAGGGAAGACGCCCCGCAATTTTAGCCGCCACAGGTTTTGTAGTAGTTTGGATTTGCTATTTAGGCGTCAATCTGTTAGGCAAAGGTTTACATTCCTACGGTTGGTTTTTCTAA
- a CDS encoding DUF2887 domain-containing protein: MRRDSIFYKLFQEAPTLLFELLSESPLNAQLYRFDSVAVKEPKFEIDGVFLPPDAEPGVVYFCEVQFQRDDLLYERLFGESFLYFYRNRQWFTDWQAVVIYPTRSTEQSETHPRAIALEQQSGASGIFG, encoded by the coding sequence ATGCGTCGAGATTCAATCTTTTACAAGTTATTTCAAGAAGCTCCAACGCTGCTGTTTGAGCTACTGTCCGAGTCACCATTGAATGCACAACTGTATCGATTTGACTCGGTTGCTGTGAAGGAACCGAAGTTTGAAATTGATGGGGTGTTTTTGCCGCCGGATGCTGAGCCGGGAGTTGTCTATTTTTGTGAGGTGCAGTTTCAGCGGGATGACTTGCTGTACGAGCGTTTGTTTGGCGAGTCGTTTTTGTATTTTTATCGCAATCGCCAGTGGTTTACTGATTGGCAAGCGGTGGTAATTTATCCTACACGATCGACTGAGCAATCAGAAACGCATCCAAGAGCGATCGCTCTTGAACAGCAATCAGGTGCATCGGGTATATTTGGATGA